ggatcctgttccagtgcgcaacaaccctctcagtgaagagcctaaggagcaggaaagaaagattgagaaaaatcaaatactgCTGGGGCAACAGGACTGAGAGATGGAGAACTGAAGTTCTTAGAGGGAGCGGGCAGGGGGAGAACACCGGAGCACTGAGACTGAGGGGTCTCAGAACGGGACAGAGatgagaaaggagagagcagTGTGCAGCAGGGTTGAGATGGCAAAAGAGCGtcaagggaaggggagaaggacagaggcacagaaagaaaaaggtgagCAAGCTGGACAGAGGGCTTGATGGCACAATGGCAGAGGCCATTGGACAGAGACATGCAGATGGGTAGGACAAGGAGCAGAAGGACCACAAGAGCAAAGAGCAGGGCAGATGAGGGTAGTGACACACTAGCAGGGGAGAGTTGGCATGTAATTGAGAAAGACGGAACGAAGGACAGAGTGGGGAAAAGAACGACaaggacagagaaggaaaagcctaggatgagcagagagaggaaggggaagtgggggaggggagcaggatagagagaagaaagaacctgggaaaggcagcaacacagaggaaaaaggacagGGAACAGGACGCAGTAAAACATGCAGATGGGAAGTGGGCCATACAGAGAGCAAACAAGCAGGACAcagaagaggaatgaaaagCAGGCCAAACAGACAGATGGGCTAAGAGGAGACGGGACAGGGAAGGGTTGCAGATAGAAAGGCGAGCAAAGGCAGCCTGggatgcagagcagggagggacaCAGCCCCAGGGACCTGGTGCTTACCACAACTCCCGCTCTGGGCGCCGCCAGGAGGATTTCACGGTTCAGACACTTCTCGctcgctctctctctcccctGGCTTCCTCCTCTGTAAGAATCTGGAGGCTCAGCTGTCACCCAACCAAGAGAACACACAGGGGTGCATCTGCAACAACGGTAGATGGTTGTCCACAGCCCTTGTATTTCATAATCTTTCATAACAAATGAATagtggaagaacagaaaagatacaCAACGCGTCCACAAAAGCCTTTGTGGGGAATACttaaagggaaacaaaaaatagaaatattaagcAGCTAGTACATCAGTTTTGTTAACAGAGTAACATTAACATACTAGAAATTTCCACGTTCTTTACCCTTTACCTTGAAAATGTCACCCAATTCTGTCAGTGTTGACcattaccatttttttaaattttcatttggaCATCtgagaaagacattttaagtCCCTGTTATcgaggaagaagagaaaaaaaaagaggggtaAGGGGGGAAGAGGCAAGAGGCACAGCCATTCCTTTCCTCAATAATGTGAGCAAAAAGCTCAGGCACTCAGCAAGAACATGCTTTGAAAGATGAAACAGAGAAGTAACTGCATGTTATTTAATCTTATCTATAGAATAATATGTATTTGTACCTGCTAATTTAATCATCTGCCAGTTTATTTTGCTACAGATGCTACAAAATGTATAAACCTCATGGTAACATTTTGTAACCGATGTGATCTTCAGAAGGAATAGCTATCTAAAAGAGCAAACAGAATCCCATTCATTGACAACCATCTGAACTTTTATTGTATAAAAACCGTCCTAGAAACATTCCCTGGGATGCTTAACATCAGAATCTTTCCATTCAACTTGAGGCAGAACAAGCCCTTACTGTGGATATCTTCATCTGGCTCTCCACTGCTAGCAGGCAGAATAGTACTCTAATACTGTCCAGTACACACTGTAGTCTACTtgcttataaatatttactgcagGCAGATTTGATATTCTCACAAAGATATCAATGAAAAATCCaccctttctttcagaaaaaaacaaataagacacggtaagaaagaaaagctgaacatAACGGGATGTGGTCCTTTACCAAGGGACAAATCCAATATTGGTCATGTGACCAAACAATACTTGTGCCGAGCACTACACCAGCTATCGGTACAAGCCAAACACACACGAgcctcaatttaaaaaaatacattaatttgtATTATATGGAAATAACAATCTACAGTTTAGATGCATTTAGATTGCATTGGCTTAAGGACTGCCTCCTTCTAAatgcatggggggggggggtgggcatGCATGGGAACCAATCTCAAAAATCTGTTGCCTAACAGGATATAACCCTTCTCCTCAATAGGTAAGTTCTTCAAAGCATCATTCAACTTTTGGATTTTACCAGCCATAAGGGGATTGTCCTACTGGCATGAGTTGGGGATGTTTCCCTGTTTGCTTATTTGATGCTGAAGTAAATTTTCTGCAAGTACAAGTAACCCAGGATGTTAAGGAAAGTAAGCTAAGGTACTGTCTGCAGCATAACATTCGTACAATATTGTACCCGAGGGGACCACTCAAAGCCTACAATTAGTGAACTAATACATAGGGAGGCCTTGGAAACACAGTTTATGTTTTGCAAAGCTCTTTTCCTATCGAGAAGACCTTTTATTCAGCATCTTTACTGAAATTTAGGCTACTTCCTATTCGTTTTGGCAAGTTAACCCTCGTAGAAACCAAGAGATTTTAATCTGCAAAGCATCATTTATAATTCTTGTTCTACGACTACAGGGAATTTCAATCTGGACACTATTGAATAGAAAAGTCTGGGTCTGTTTCATGCAAATCAAGTACCTAAACCACAGACAGGAATCTGCAgaaagaatactttaaaaaacgAATTTAAAGAGAGGTATAATTTTTAAGGAGAAGTATaaacttttccaaaatttcttcCAGGAGTTCCATCAACACGACAGCTAAACGAGCTGTTGAAATTCACGTGCAACAGAGAGAGAAGTAACATGTCCATGCCATTCTTCTCTAGCCACAAAGTCTTCTGATTTACCCATGATGGAGAACATCAGCACCTTTAAGGTAATGCATCCCCAGATATACATCTTTACAGAAGAGCCAAGCAGTATAGCAACAAACACTGCAATGACTGTGGTAAAAGTTGAACCAGGGACGTCTCTATTATCCCTCTAGGATACAGCAACTCCATACAGTTATGGGTCAAATGCCACAGCTTCAATGGAAGACAGACAAGGGCCTCAAAGGTCCCATTTCTGTCTGCGTACCAAGTTCTGTTGGAAAGACCCCCAACCACTCAATTCCCAATCAACTTTGCCACAGCCAGCGCTTATCCGGcaaatttgctttctcttgctgttCAATATGTGCCTTAGACCTCTTTTATGGCACACAGTTCAAGCTAAACTCTTTGGACacaataaatagatagataaaaagaaatttcctcACAAGTTTTTCGTGACCAACTACAACTACCATACTGGAAAGCCCTACAAGCATTTGCTTATTTCTGTGATAATTCTTAAACCTGAAGTGGGACAAAGTTTAGCCTCTCGTACCAAAGACTGAGCAACAAAGAGTTTGACAGGCCAACTAATTCTAGTTCTAAGAAGTTACTACAACTTCGCAGGCACTATGCAGCTTTCCTTTGCACTTCCCAGCTCCGAGCCGTTCGCAGTCCTGCAAATTCAATTAAGCCTTTGAGTCTGGGACACGGAAAGATTAAGAGCACACTTGGAGTTCACCTCAAGGTTGCTGTGACTTACCTATACAGTCAGGACAGACAGGCTACTCCTTCTCCTGGGAAACCTGTAACTGCAGCATATCAGCTGcagcttttctcattttactcAGTGTGTCAGCTTCGCTCACCAATAAACCTCACAGGAGTCCTAGCGGCAGGGAGATGCTTCTGCTATGGTGAACcgcagagaaaggagagaacTGGTTTTCAGAAATAGGGAGAGGAAAACCTCCGAGACACAGTACAACAATCAAATGCAGCAAGGACCTGTTCCCAGCCACtgcaccccccacccctcccagaCAGATGCTCCCAGGAGGCACCCACAAAGGCTCTCGGTCGTCTTACCGCTGGCAACCACACACGCAGCCTGCAGGAGCCCGTGCCTCCCGACGCGCACGACCTGGCCCCAGCTGAGGGAAAGACCACCCCGCAGCCACGCGCCCTGGAAATAACATGGCCGCCCAGCAGCACAGGACGACAGCTCCCAGCATGCCTCGAGATGGAGCAGCCCACCCAACCCCGCGGGGACTCTGCCACACACACCACCCCACCACCTCTCACAGCTCGTTCCTCCCcatccccgccgccgcctcaggCCGCTCTTTCACCCTGGCCGCCAGACCTCCTAGCATGTCTAGTCTGGTCCGGtccggcccggcacggcccccgCCCACACAAGGGCCCTTTCCCCAGAAACCGCCGACCACGCGGTGCTCCCGACCGCCGCCTTGCCCTGCGCGCCATCCCAGGACGGCCCCGACCATCAACCTCGTCGCGGCACCCCGCCTCGGCATCCCGTCCTGTCCTGAGCCGAGCCCGAGCCCCGAGCCCGGCGCGGCTCCAGCTCTGGAGAAGGTCGCCGCTATCTTGCCGCGGGCAGGAACACTACTGCGCATGTGCAGCGCCGGCCCTGCAGTGCCGCCCGCCTCTCGCTGCTGTTGAGCCGGCCAGCTCCGCGCATGCGCGGAAGCTGAGCAGCAGGCACGGCTTCCTGGAGAAGAGCTGATGttgaagctaaaaaaaaaaacaacaacaacaaaaaacacacttaaAGCTTTATGCGTTTTCACAATTTAGGGCAGAGGTTGCccctttgttgtttgtttggttttaagaAGGTCCCAGTACGTTTGGTCCTCTCTTAACAAAGCTTGTAGCTTACTATCTGGTGCTATCTTACTATCTTCTCTAGTCTAAGGGAAAATCGGCCCTACTATAAAGGTAAAAGGACTTTCTCTTTACTTGTTTGGAAGCAACCTAAATAAATTTCTAAGTGCTTTCTGCAAAATACAAGCTACTGGAAAACTTAACCACAGAACAAGAaatttctgctgcagaacaaaattATGCAGTGCTGAGGCACACGCCCACTCTTTAATCCCAGTCCTTTTGGGAAAACCCATTAGAGGCAAATTGATGCTAGacaggtgttgtggtttaatccGGCCGGCAGCCAAGCACCACAAAACTAtttgctccccctcccccctccctctctggaatgggggagagaattagaaagaaatgaaagcctgtgggttgagataaagacagtttattaggacagaaaataa
This genomic window from Cygnus olor isolate bCygOlo1 chromosome 1, bCygOlo1.pri.v2, whole genome shotgun sequence contains:
- the LOC121063654 gene encoding uncharacterized protein LOC121063654, translating into MKDYEIQGLWTTIYRCCRCTPVCSLGWVTAEPPDSYRGGSQGRERASEKCLNREILLAAPRAGVVVSTRSLGLCPSLLCIPGCLCSPFYLQPFPVPSPLSPSVCLACFSFLFCVLLVCSLYGPLPICMFYCVLFPVLFPLCCCLSQVLSSLYPAPLPHFPFLSLLILGFSFSVLVVLFPTLSFVPSFSITCQLSPASVSLPSSALLFALVVLLLLVLPICMSLSNGLCHCAIKPSVQLAHLFLSVPLSFSPSLDALLPSQPCCTLLSPFSSLSRSETPQSQCSGVLPLPAPSKNFSSPSLSPVAPAVFDFSQSFFPAP